A section of the Zavarzinella sp. genome encodes:
- the tnpB gene encoding IS66 family insertion sequence element accessory protein TnpB (TnpB, as the term is used for proteins encoded by IS66 family insertion elements, is considered an accessory protein, since TnpC, encoded by a neighboring gene, is a DDE family transposase.): MLNLPDSVRVFVATHPVDMRRSFDGLCFLVQQYLGQDPLSGDLFVFRNRRGDCLKLLWWDRDGLAIWYKRLEQGNFLFPKDPSAVLTLTGIDLQLILQGIDLSKVQRQHRYQRPAD, from the coding sequence ATGCTGAATCTGCCCGACAGCGTGCGTGTATTCGTGGCCACGCATCCCGTGGATATGCGGCGAAGTTTTGATGGCTTGTGTTTCCTGGTTCAGCAATATTTGGGTCAGGATCCGTTGTCTGGTGATCTGTTTGTCTTCCGCAATCGCCGTGGCGACTGCTTGAAATTGCTCTGGTGGGATCGTGATGGCCTGGCCATCTGGTACAAACGCCTGGAACAAGGCAACTTTCTGTTTCCGAAAGATCCCAGTGCCGTTCTGACGTTGACCGGCATTGATCTGCAACTGATTCTGCAGGGAATCGATCTGAGTAAGGTTCAACGTCAGCATCGTTATCAGCGACCAGCCGACTGA
- a CDS encoding IS66 family transposase: MSESSADHDPSLPVDLGQCHEIIRTISEKYLQQQALIESLQNQINNLMRSGRNQKREYFDPGQGELFEEPEPEPEPVIELEPEPVIEPESPTRRKGHGRKRPLTDLPRQRVVIDLEPEQKTCSCCHQPLTRIGEVISSRYEYKPASIFVMEFARQKYACQRCLDRRPADNNPVPVNDLIRVAEPPANPIPKGNAGPGLLAFILVSKFVDHLPLHRLERLFQRAALKLSRSTMCSWLGDVAQLLEPLYCWMLADLLQSRVIHIDETSLPLQKKDNQRQLHPARMWVAIGDALHPHLIYDFTLSKARAGPEALLNDYNGYLHADAANLYDQLYTRQNMTEVACWAHARRKFHEAQITAPLQAARAMVLISKLYRIEKEIKKDLAEQSWELSVQEASRVQIRQEKAIPVLKELHDWLHAEAPKLLPKARLPKR, encoded by the coding sequence ATGAGCGAGTCATCGGCTGATCACGATCCTTCTCTACCCGTTGACCTCGGTCAGTGTCATGAAATAATTCGGACAATTTCCGAAAAGTATCTGCAGCAACAAGCACTGATTGAATCCCTTCAGAACCAGATCAACAACCTGATGCGATCTGGTCGGAATCAGAAACGGGAATATTTTGACCCGGGCCAAGGGGAGTTATTTGAAGAGCCGGAACCGGAACCAGAGCCTGTTATCGAACTCGAACCTGAACCAGTTATCGAGCCAGAATCGCCAACTCGTCGCAAAGGTCATGGACGCAAGCGGCCACTGACAGATTTGCCTCGGCAGCGGGTAGTGATTGATCTTGAGCCGGAACAGAAAACCTGCTCCTGCTGTCACCAGCCGCTGACAAGAATTGGCGAAGTGATCAGTAGTCGTTACGAATACAAACCTGCTTCAATATTTGTGATGGAGTTTGCCCGTCAGAAATATGCCTGTCAACGTTGCCTTGATCGCCGGCCTGCGGATAACAACCCTGTACCCGTCAATGACTTGATCCGCGTGGCAGAACCACCTGCAAATCCGATTCCCAAGGGAAATGCTGGACCTGGGTTACTGGCTTTTATTCTGGTCAGTAAGTTTGTTGATCATCTGCCGCTGCACCGGCTCGAACGATTGTTTCAGCGAGCCGCTCTGAAGTTATCTCGCTCTACAATGTGCAGTTGGCTGGGCGATGTCGCGCAATTGCTGGAGCCACTTTATTGCTGGATGCTGGCGGATCTCTTGCAATCCCGGGTAATTCATATCGATGAAACCAGTTTGCCACTGCAGAAAAAAGATAATCAGCGTCAGTTGCATCCCGCCCGCATGTGGGTAGCGATTGGTGATGCACTGCATCCGCATCTGATTTATGACTTCACACTGAGCAAAGCACGCGCAGGGCCAGAAGCACTGCTGAATGATTACAACGGCTACTTGCATGCGGATGCAGCCAACTTGTACGACCAGTTGTACACCCGGCAAAATATGACCGAGGTGGCGTGCTGGGCACATGCGCGGCGCAAGTTTCATGAGGCCCAGATTACGGCACCGCTGCAGGCTGCGCGGGCCATGGTGCTGATCAGCAAACTGTATCGGATTGAAAAGGAGATTAAGAAGGATCTGGCTGAGCAGTCCTGGGAATTGTCTGTGCAGGAAGCGTCTCGAGTGCAGATTCGCCAGGAAAAAGCAATTCCCGTGTTGAAAGAATTGCACGATTGGCTGCATGCGGAGGCACCAAAGTTGTTGCCCAAAGCCCGATTGCCAAAGCGGTGA
- a CDS encoding transposase domain-containing protein: protein MIALGRKNWLFAGSEQGGRNAAIIYSIVQSCLHAGVEPQAYLTDILAKLPTWPKDRLSELSPAAWKPQQFDNNNPTPS, encoded by the coding sequence GTGATTGCCCTGGGACGCAAGAACTGGCTGTTTGCAGGCAGTGAACAAGGCGGTCGCAATGCAGCCATCATCTACAGCATCGTGCAATCGTGCCTGCACGCGGGTGTGGAGCCGCAGGCCTACCTGACCGATATCCTGGCAAAACTGCCCACCTGGCCCAAGGATCGCCTGAGCGAGCTATCCCCTGCAGCCTGGAAACCTCAACAATTCGACAACAACAATCCCACACCATCCTGA